Proteins encoded in a region of the Inquilinus sp. KBS0705 genome:
- a CDS encoding PRTRC system protein C produces MIETMIINQLKRVFLHRENGQEIRLADPGVEFTPADVQHFYSGMYAILTNAKITGPEIKDDEVQYRFESTMGTKG; encoded by the coding sequence ATGATAGAAACCATGATAATCAATCAATTGAAAAGGGTGTTCCTGCACAGAGAGAACGGGCAGGAAATCCGCCTTGCCGACCCCGGCGTAGAATTCACCCCCGCCGATGTGCAGCACTTTTATTCAGGTATGTACGCCATCCTGACCAACGCCAAGATAACCGGCCCCGAAATAAAGGACGACGAGGTCCAATACCGCTTTGAAAGCACAATGGGAACAAAAGGATGA